The proteins below are encoded in one region of Oncorhynchus nerka isolate Pitt River linkage group LG15, Oner_Uvic_2.0, whole genome shotgun sequence:
- the LOC135560313 gene encoding zinc finger protein 239-like encodes MPGRIAEQGHFICGGFIRVSILKNTLSLAGERPVSEEPEPGTSKPARRHQCSHCGKGCNHLNELKRHERIHTGEKPYHCSQCGKGFNDLGKLERHERIHRGEKPYHCSQCGKGCNDLGKLKRHERIHTGEKPYHCSHCGKLFNDLGKVKRHERIHTGEKPYHCSHCGKCFNQLGTLKQHKIIHTGENRYHCSQCGKGFHDLGKLKRHERIHTGEKPYQCSQCEKMYSEKGHLKAHEKIHTGEKPYQCSQCGKCFTWAGYLKKHERIHTGEKPYHCSQCGKCFNGAGDLKKHERIHTGEKPYHCSRCVKCFNQLGALKQHERIHTGEKPYLCSQCGKCFNQLGTLKQHKIIHTGEMHYHSSQDAKLLPISEA; translated from the exons atgccagggcggattgcagag CAAGGCCATTTTATATGTGGAGGTTTCATTCGGGTCTCTATTTTAAAAAACACACTGTCTTTGGCAGGAGAAAGACCAGTCTCAGAGGAACCAGAGCCAGGGACGTCCAAACCAGCAAGAAGACACCAGTGTTCCCACTGTGGAAAGGGTTGTAACCACTTAAATGAGCTTAAacgacatgagagaatacacacaggggagaagccttaccactgttcccagtgtggaaagggttttaACGATTTGGGGAAGCTGGAACGACACGAGAGAATACACagaggggagaagccttaccactgctcccagtgtggaaagggtTGTAATGATTTGGGGAAGCTGAAACGACACGAGAGAATACACACGGGCgaaaagccttaccactgctcccattgTGGAAAGCTTTTTAACGATTTGGGGAAGGTGAAacgacatgagagaatacacacaggggagaagccataCCATTGCTCCCactgtggaaagtgtttcaaccagtTAGGGACCCTGAAACAGCACAAGataatacacacaggggagaatcgttaccactgctcccagtgtggaaagggtTTTCACGATTTGGGGAAGCTGAAacgacatgagagaatacacacaggggagaagccttaccaatgCTCGCAATGTGAAAAGATGTATAGCGAGAAAGGACACCTGAAAGCCCATGAGAAaattcacacaggggagaagccttaccaatgctcccagtgtggaaagtgtttcaccTGGGCAGGGTATCTGAAAAAACACGaaagaatacacacaggggagaagccttaccactgctcccagtgtggcaaGTGTTTCAACGGGGCAGGGGATCTGAAAAAACACGAAAgaatacatacaggagagaagccttaccactgctcccgcTGTGTCAAGTGTTTTAACCAGTTAGGGGCCCTGAAACAgcacgagagaatacacacaggggagaagccttacctcTGCTCCCAGTGTGGCAAGTGTTTTAACCAGTTAGGGACCCTGAAACAGCACAAGataatacacacaggggagatgCATTACCACTCCTCCCAGGATGCAAAGCTTTTGCCCATTTCGGAAGCCTGA